A region of Fusarium keratoplasticum isolate Fu6.1 chromosome 6, whole genome shotgun sequence DNA encodes the following proteins:
- a CDS encoding Fungal-trans domain-containing protein gives MRGDAMPPRRACDVCYKRKIQCIINTQGDPCDWCGSQGVACTFDRVIQKDPNKRTTSDVVQELSRRVETLEEALQSALCTNRPVGGASPWPERPFPERPFAEPSNNRLRASPVATILGQPSPISPADLAANTRLAQTTPPKSTSKLSRCQIGNNWYFKGIGILSERGRQWISDGAGERVFLEKFDLFSNPLGTAPPFGLATFPERPRMLPSKVTCRHLVECFFKSMTSIVFAILERSLFEGTIARAYGDEGADLGRRTSAEACLWAMIGLVVRTTDARQLGLNVEPNDCVHEANRLLTIINGNTNLDILQGTLLLWACQKMKGQCREASVTFRSACRMVCDLGGHFPLSRLAILPQHIPTFDDQTKLHIRRLFWMCYCYDKDISLRTDEPPLLTSDHCDVTESEEFSNQSRDTNLAKIKENASRLLCSPRAFKYTESELLAHVRQLDDELEEWRLSVEPPYRPRLSILSDSSFSLPSNMSLENRTYFINLQLDYLFTIINIHTLVRKCGDLEENLPDDLHSVVHSSADLSIEASRSIFRILDTVVDFWKEDSAWVVSHYAPMAAMPLFMNILIHPLGHTADSDLHILSSISSITRKIPAERFSIEEIEHIREISEFVMELVRLSHSAAWKVKRGERKHDLDIIHE, from the exons ATGCGGGGTGATGCAATGCCTCCTCGGCGCGCCTGCGATGTCTGCTACAAGCGAAAG ATTCAATGTATAATCAATACTCAGGGCGATCCCTGCGACTGGTGCGGGAGCCAGGGCGTGGCCTGTACCTTTGACAGAGTCATTCAAAAAGACCCAAACAAGAG AACCACATCCGATGTTGTCCAAGAACTGTCCCGACGAGTAGAAACGCTCGAAGAAGCCCTCCAGTCTGCACTATGCACGAATAGGCCTGTTGGAGGCGCTTCGCCTTGGCCAGAAAGGCCATTTCCCGAGAGGCCATTTGCCGAACCATCGAACAACCGCCTGAGGGCATCTCCCGTCGCTACAATCCTCGGCCAACCGTCCCCCATAAGCCCTGCCGACCTTGCTGCGAATACCAGACTGGCCCAGACAACTCCGCCCAAGTCTACTTCCAAATTGTCGCGATGTCAAATCGGTAACAATTGGTACTTCAAAGGGATAGGGATTTTGTCTGAGCGTGGTCGGCAGTGGATCTCAGATGGTGCAGGAGAGCGTGTGTTTCTGGAGAAGTTTGACCTATTCTCCAACCCGTTGGGAACTGCACCACCGTTTGGCCTTGCTACATTTCCCGAACGGCCGAGAATGCTGCCCTCAAAAGTTACCTGTAGGCACCTTGTTGAGTGCTTCTTCAAATCCATGACCTCTATCGTCTTTGCTATCCTGGAGAGAAGCCTCTTTGAAGGAACAATTGCCAGAGCGTACGGTGATGAAGGGGCTGATCTGGGACGCCGGACATCAGCTGAGGCCTGTCTCTGGGCCATGATTGGACTCGTCGTACGCACGACAGACGCTCGGCAATTGGGTCTCAACGTCGAACCAAACGATTGCGTTCATGAGGCCAACCGCTTGTTGACCATCATCAATGGCAATACGAACTTGGACATCTTGCAGGGTACCCTTCTTCTG TGGGCATGTCAAAAAATGAAGGGACAATGCCGAGAGGCTTCTGTCACCTTTAGAAGCGCATGTCGCATGGTATGTGACCTTGGCGGCCATTTCCCGCTGTCACGACTGGCTATCCTTCCGCAACATATTCCCACATTCGACGACCAAACAAAGCTACATATCCGGAGGTTGTTCTGGATGTGCTACTGCTATGACAAGGATATCTCGTTGCGTACCGACGAGCCGCCACTACTTACGTCGGATCACTGCGATGTGACCGAGTCCGAGGAATTTAGCAACCAGTCACGGGATACAAACCTCGCAAAGATTAAAGAAAACGCAAGTCGACTGCTCTGCTCGCCCCGAGCTTTTAAATACACCGAGAGTGAGCTTCTTGCGCACGTTCGACAACTTGACGACGAGCTTGAGGAATGGCGATTGTCAGTTGAACCACCCTATCGTCCTAGATTATCTATCCTATCAGACTCGTCTTTCTCATTGCCCTCAAACATGAGCCTAGAGAACCGCACGTATTTCATCAATCTGCAGCTCGACTACCTTTTTACTATCATCAATATCCACACGTTGGTCCGAAAGTGTGGAGACCTGGAAGAGAATCTGCCCGATGACCTACACAGCGTCGTACACTCGAGCGCCGATCTATCGATAGAGGCCAGTCGCTCCATTTTCCGCATCTTGGACACTGTCGTCGACTTCTGGAAAGAGGATTCAGCATGGGTCGTGTCCCATTATGCCCCGATGGCTGCCATGCCACTCTTTATGAACATTCTTATACACCCTCTTGGCCATACAGCGGATAGCGACTTGCACATCTTGTCATCGATAAGCAGCATCACGCGCAAAATTCCAGCAGAGAGGTTTTCGATAGAGGAGATAGAGCATATCCGAGAGATAAGCGAGTTCGTGATGGAGCTTGTCCGACTTAGTCAtagtgcagcctggaaagTCAAAAGGGGAGAGAGGAAGCATGACCTTGACATTATCCATGAATAG
- a CDS encoding Calcium-transporting ATPase, translating into MSNNLLDPKALLDPRQRSTSNADTISFTDGTTVAPSSYLSDVPQYYDPDQPKGVDLGDPNRPFPHSPDQLGQLLDPKSLDALKCFGGLEGLARSLRVDLKAGLSVDELEPHTSSHGPSTERVRTYGRNQLPAKKPKSIWRLAWITLQEAVLIMLLVAGVISLALGLYETFGVAHKPGDPTPVDWVEGVAILSAVVIVVVVASHNDWQKEKAFVKLNTKKDDREVKVLRSGKSMLVNVVDVVVGDVLYLEPGDLIPVDGIFIDGHNVKCDESTATGESDSLKKTPGAKVFAPDWNSSKDPDPFIISGSRVLEGMGTFLCTSVGTNSSFGKIMMSVRTDIESTPLQKKLEGLAVAIAKLGGGASVLMFFILLFRFCAHLPGDDRPAEEKASTFVDLLVVAIAIIAVAVPEGLPLAVTLALAFATTRLLKEKNLVRVLRACETMGNATCICSDKTGTLTTNKMTVTAGRFGDSSFTDDTSSWASSLSQDTRKLITQSVAINSTAFEGTHEGETTFIGSKTETALLQLARDHLGMQSLSEIRANEQIVIIEPFDSVKKYMTAVIKVPSGYRLLIKGASEIIVGFCTQQVNPITSDLEPLDRKSAEESILAFASKSLRTIGMAYKDFEEVPDLESLSDLTLLGVVGIQDPVRPGVPQAVQNAKRAGVVTRMVTGDNLVTARAIGTECGIFTDGGIIMEGPEFRKLSEEELDNIIPRLQILARSSPDDKRVLVTRLKALGETVAVTGDGTNDAPALKAADIGFSMGISGTEVAKEASEIILMDDNFASIITALKWGRAVNDAVQKFLQFQITVNITAVILSFVTSMYNDDYEPVLKAVQLLWINLIMDTMAALALATDPPTDAILDRPPQPKSAPLITMNMWKMIIGQSIFQLVVVLVLYFAGGAILNYDVSIESEKLQLDTIIFNMFVWMQIFNELNCRRLDNKFNIFVGVHRNWFFIIINLIMIGLQVAIVFVGNRVFDIDPDGLDGPQWAISILVAAFSLPWGVVVRIFPDEWFAKVVYFVAPPFVISYRFLARGCSKFARLFKRSKKLGRGEDSDSSEAKTQDMEKPSTVGPIIVEQA; encoded by the exons ATGTCAAACAATCTACTCGATCCAAAGGCACTGTTGGATCCACGCCAACGGTCGACGAGCAACGCGGACACCATCTCCTTCACTGACGGGACAACTGTTGCGCCTAGCAGCTACCTGTCAGATGTACCGCAGTATTACGACCCGGACCAGCCTAAAGGTGTCGACCTCGGAGACCCCAACAGGCCATTCCCTCATAGCCCCGATCAACTCGGCCAATTACTAGACCCCAAATCactcgatgccctcaagtGTTTTGGTGGTCTCGAGGGCCTCGCTCGCAGTCTCCGTGTAGACCTCAAAGCTGGTCTTAGCGTGGATGAGCTCGAACCGCATACTTCCTCGCACGGCCCATCCACTGAAAGAGTTCGCACCTATGGGCGCAACCAGCTTCCAGCGAAAAAGCCCAAGTCAATCTGGAGGTTGGCATGGATcactcttcaagaagcagtTCTGATCATGTTATTGGTGGCTGGCGTCATATCCCTTGCGCTCGGTCTCTACGAGACCTTTGGGGTAGCCCACAAGCCTGGCGACCCTACGCCCGTTGATTGGGTTGAAGGCGTTGCTATTTTGTCCGCTGTTGTCATTGTCGTGGTAGTCGCCTCGCACAATGACtggcaaaaagaaaaggctTTCGTCAAGCTGAacaccaagaaggatgaCAGAGAAGTCAAGGTGCTTCGGTCCGGCAAGTCTATGCTTGTCAACGTTGTCGACGTGGTCGTCGGAGATGTTCTTTACCTTGAGCCGGGTGACTTGATCCctgttgatggcatctttaTCGATGGGCACAATGTCAAATGTGATGAATCAACTGCAACCGGCGAGTCAGACTCCCTGAAAAAGACGCCCGGCGCAAAGGTCTTTGCACCAGATTGGAACAGCAGCAAAGATCCTGACCCATTCATCATTTCCGGGTCAAGGGTTCTTGAAG GCATGGGGACATTCCTCTGTACTTCGGTCGGGACCAACAGCAGCTTTGGCAAAATCATGATGTCAGTTCGGACGGATATTGAGTCGACGCCCCTGCAAAAGAAACTAGAGGGATTAGCTGTGGCTATTGCTAAgctcggtggtggtgcttcAGTGCTCATgttcttcatcctcctttTCCGCTTCTGTGCACATCTCCCTGGGGATGACAGGCCGGCGGAGGAGAAAGCATCGACCTTTGTTGACCTTTTGGTCGTGGCCATTGCTATCATTGCTGTGGCTGTGCCTGAAGGTCTACCTCTTGCTGTCACCCTTGCGCTAGCCTTTGCTACGACGCGCCTTTTGAAGGAGAAAAATCTCGTCAGAGTGCTTAGGGCATGCGAGACTATGGGTAATGCTACTTGCATCTGTTCAGACAAGACAGGAACTCTG ACTACGAACAAAATGACCGTCACCGCCGGCCGCTTTGGTGATTCCAGCTTCACCGATGATACTTCTTCGTGGGCCTCGAGCTTGTCTCAGGACACCAGAAAGCTCATCACTCAGTCAGTAGCCATCAACTCCACGGCTTTTGAAGGAACACATGAAGGAGAGACAACATTCATCGGCTCCAAGACGGAGACTGCGCTACTACAGCTTGCCAGGGACCATCTTGGCATGCAGTCCCTTTCGGAAATCAGGGCAAACGAACAaatcgtcatcatcgagccCTTCGACTCTGTCAAGAAGTATATGACCGCTGTCATCAAGGTTCCATCTGGCTACAGATTACTCATCAAGGGAGCCTCGGAGATCATCGTCGGGTTTTGCACACAGCAGGTAAACCCAATCACCAGTGACCTTGAACCCCTGGACCGCAAATCCGCGGAGGAATCCATCCTTGCATTCGCAAGCAAGTCTCTCCGTACCATTGGAATGGCGTacaaggactttgaggaAGTACCTGATCTTGAAAGCCTGAGCGACTTGACTCTTCTTGGTGTCGTTGGCATCCAGGATCCGGTCCGCCCCGGCGTTCCTCAGGCTGTACAAAATGCCAAGCGTGCTGGCGTTGTGACTCGGATGGTTACAGGAGATAACTTGGTCACTGCCCGAGCTATTGGCACGGAATGCGGCATCTTTACTGATGGTGGCATTATCATGGAAGGTCCTGAATTCCGCAAACTGTCcgaggaggaactcgacaataTCATCCCCCGGCTACAGATTCTAGCCCGCTCATCGCCAGACGATAAACGCGTCTTGGTTACACGTCTCAAGGCCTTGGGAGAAACCGTGGCTGTGACAGGCGATGGCACTAATGACGCACCTGCTCTTAAGGCTGCCGACATTGGCTTCTCTATGGGGATTTCAG GTACCGAAGTAGCGAAAGAGGCTTCCGAGATTATCCTTATGGATGATAACTTTGCCTCTATCATCACTGCTCTAAAATGGGGCCGGGCTGTTAATGACGCTGTACAGAAGTTTTTGCAG TTTCAAATCACTGTCAATATCACTGCGGTCATCCTGTCGTTTGTTACTTCCATGTACAATGATGACTACGAGCCAGTTCTCAAAGCCGTGCAGCTGCTATGG ATTAACTTGATTATGGATACAATGGCTGCCCTGGCTCTGGCCACAGACCCCCCCACAGATGCCATCCTCGATAGGCCTCCTCAACCCAAGTCTGCACCGCTCATCACCATGAAC ATGTGGAAAATGATCATCGGTCAATCTATTTTCCAGCTCGTTGTTGTCCTCGTCCTTTATTTCGCCGGCGGCGCCATTCTCAACTACGATGTCAGCATTGAAAGTGAGAAGCTTCAGCTTGATACTATCATCTTCAATATGTTCGTTTGGATGCAAATCTTCAACGAGCTAAACTGCCGTCGGCTCGACAACAAGTTTAATATTTTCGTGGGAGTCCACCGAAACTggttttttattattatcaacctcatcatgaTCGGCCTACAAGTTGCCATTGTCTTCGTGGGTAATCGAGTCTTCGATATCGATCCTGATGGTCTCGACGGTCCTCAGTGGGCTATTTCAATCCTCGTCGCGGCATTCAGTCTGCCATGGGGTGTGGTCGTGCGCATTTTCCCTGATGAGTGGTTTGCAAAGGTTGTCTACTTTGTGGCACCACCTTTTGTCATCTCGTATAGGTTTCTTGCGAGAGGTTGCTCCAAATTTGCCAGGCTTTTTAAACGATCTAAGAAATTGGGTCGTGGAGAAGACAGCGATTCCTCGGAGGCAAAAACACAAGACATGGAGAAGCCATCTACAGTTGGGCCAATCATCGTTGAACAGGCTTAG